The following coding sequences lie in one Myxococcales bacterium genomic window:
- a CDS encoding DUF1552 domain-containing protein, whose amino-acid sequence MRRNRNWNRREFLKAAGIGTGALFAQYIPFLEQEAQAQGGFPKRLVLITTPCGSMLPKWRPTNVSSATNFELSYILKPFESDPGRPGGASHKNKLLILDGLDSGHIDGGGHDHRAVIFSGQHLSSAGAGPDRFHSGESIDQTIARRINQETANPEGLHLGVAQWERGDDGKSPRGHAFAKKNPAGGLAIPFSPMIDPRTAYDTIFRGASGSAGSEKDSLRRGLIFSHIKNDLASLHAKLSKSDQNRLDQHLDSVNQLEKRLASGASCNSPTRPPQYAAEEIVGRTESAKIPEITEDQLSIAAAALACDLTRVIGFQWGTDGSTGRVPYVAGFGGSDIHAVSHGTDATSQNRMADINRWFSLKFARFLDKLASYQEGDGTLLDNTLVVWIKAISSGATHSRQNNPVVLMQGKNSYFPMGRYLTWGSFADMEVRNGMKKGFKDYGGKPINRLLVSICHAMGLADITKVGNGDPGTGPLDKIR is encoded by the coding sequence ATGCGTCGCAACCGGAACTGGAATCGCCGTGAATTTCTAAAAGCCGCTGGCATCGGCACAGGAGCGCTATTTGCTCAATATATTCCGTTTCTGGAGCAGGAAGCCCAGGCGCAAGGTGGCTTTCCAAAGCGTCTGGTTCTGATCACGACGCCATGCGGCAGCATGCTGCCGAAGTGGCGGCCCACCAATGTCTCCTCAGCCACCAACTTCGAGCTGAGCTATATCCTAAAGCCATTCGAGTCCGATCCAGGCCGACCGGGTGGCGCCTCTCATAAGAACAAGCTCTTGATTCTCGATGGCCTCGATTCTGGCCACATCGACGGCGGCGGTCATGATCACCGCGCAGTGATCTTCTCGGGTCAGCATTTGAGCAGCGCAGGCGCCGGGCCGGATCGTTTTCACAGCGGCGAATCGATTGACCAGACCATCGCACGTCGTATCAACCAGGAGACTGCCAACCCCGAGGGCTTGCATCTGGGGGTGGCTCAGTGGGAACGGGGTGATGACGGCAAAAGCCCCCGAGGGCATGCATTTGCCAAAAAAAATCCCGCAGGCGGGCTGGCCATTCCCTTTTCCCCAATGATTGATCCTCGAACCGCCTACGATACGATATTTCGAGGCGCCTCGGGCAGCGCTGGTTCTGAGAAAGATAGCTTGAGGAGAGGCCTTATTTTTTCCCATATCAAGAACGATCTTGCATCGCTTCACGCCAAACTCAGCAAGTCCGATCAGAATCGTTTGGATCAGCATCTTGACTCAGTGAACCAGCTTGAGAAGCGGTTGGCGAGCGGTGCATCGTGTAATTCCCCCACACGGCCACCTCAATATGCTGCCGAGGAGATCGTCGGCCGCACAGAGTCTGCAAAAATCCCAGAAATCACCGAGGACCAATTGAGCATCGCTGCAGCCGCACTCGCGTGTGACCTCACGCGGGTCATCGGGTTTCAATGGGGGACGGACGGCTCAACAGGGCGGGTGCCGTACGTTGCTGGGTTTGGGGGATCCGACATTCACGCGGTTTCACATGGCACAGATGCCACTTCGCAAAATAGAATGGCGGATATCAACCGCTGGTTTTCTCTAAAGTTCGCACGGTTTTTGGATAAGCTGGCTTCGTATCAGGAGGGTGATGGGACCTTGCTCGATAACACGTTGGTTGTGTGGATCAAGGCAATCAGCAGTGGGGCAACGCATAGCCGACAGAACAATCCCGTCGTGCTCATGCAAGGCAAGAACAGTTATTTTCCAATGGGACGCTATCTCACCTGGGGCAGCTTTGCAGACATGGAAGTGCGTAACGGTATGAAGAAAGGCTTCAAAGACTATGGCGGCAAACCCATCAACCGCCTACTCGTATCGATCTGCCACGCCATGGGTCTAGCAGACATTACCAAGGTGGGTAACGGAGATCCGGGCACAGGTCCTTTGGATAAGATTCGTTAG
- a CDS encoding AAA family ATPase, which yields MVRESGHLAPSSHVQIAQDLCLSTAYAKAEPTKVELRETHISWVFLTKNKVYKVKKPVNFGFLDFSTLEARKLACEAEVRLNRRLAEDVYLGVRPVFQSPLGRYSFLTGGRVADYAVAMQRLPDTARADNKLARGDLSIQEVDALASKIAVFHSECRQDDEVAAFGKPQAIRRNVDENFEQTRATINMCLSKDEVRSLEEWQRRFLDQHETYLMERVQAGFIRDGHGDLRLEHAYWRKGNWTVIDCIEFNDRFRYADTCADVAFMAMDLTAHEHPLLSERFIARYARDSNDFGLYPLLDFYQSYRAFVRGKVALLSADELTGITPSLAERARHYFLVAHAAAHAPLEPARVIAIGGLVASGKSALADRLSLELGCPVVESDRTRKQLFGVAPADSLDQGPWTGAYDEAASDRVYTELFNRAGHVLEARRSVVIDASFRTRKARKQARVLAQAHGVGFLFIECRVPKEIALKRLALRHTQEAVSDAREDLYESFVAAYEPVTELPPDAHMTLATDRTIEDSVSDARARILDE from the coding sequence ATGGTGCGGGAATCCGGTCATTTGGCTCCTTCGTCGCACGTGCAGATTGCCCAGGATCTATGTTTATCCACTGCTTATGCCAAAGCAGAGCCAACGAAAGTAGAACTCCGGGAGACACACATTTCATGGGTGTTTTTAACCAAAAACAAAGTTTATAAAGTCAAGAAGCCCGTCAATTTTGGGTTCTTGGACTTTAGCACGCTCGAGGCGCGGAAATTGGCGTGCGAGGCGGAGGTGCGGCTCAATCGCCGGCTGGCCGAGGACGTATACCTTGGAGTCCGTCCCGTGTTCCAATCGCCTCTAGGGCGCTATTCGTTTCTCACAGGCGGCAGGGTGGCGGACTATGCCGTGGCCATGCAAAGGCTGCCGGACACAGCGCGGGCGGATAATAAGCTTGCTCGAGGCGACCTGTCGATTCAGGAAGTGGACGCGCTTGCTTCCAAGATTGCAGTGTTTCACAGCGAGTGCCGTCAGGATGATGAGGTGGCGGCATTTGGGAAGCCGCAGGCAATCCGTCGCAACGTCGATGAGAACTTTGAGCAAACGCGCGCTACGATTAACATGTGTCTCAGCAAGGACGAAGTCAGGTCCCTAGAAGAGTGGCAACGAAGGTTCTTGGACCAGCACGAAACCTATTTAATGGAGCGTGTCCAGGCTGGGTTTATTCGAGATGGTCACGGCGACCTGCGTCTCGAGCATGCCTATTGGCGCAAAGGCAACTGGACGGTGATTGACTGCATTGAGTTCAACGATCGCTTTCGTTACGCCGATACCTGCGCCGATGTCGCCTTCATGGCCATGGACTTGACGGCCCATGAACACCCGTTGCTTTCAGAGCGGTTCATCGCGCGTTATGCAAGGGATAGCAACGATTTCGGGCTGTATCCCTTGCTCGATTTCTATCAAAGCTATCGTGCGTTCGTTCGTGGTAAAGTGGCGTTGCTCAGTGCCGACGAACTCACAGGCATCACCCCTTCTTTGGCTGAAAGAGCCCGGCACTATTTCTTGGTCGCACACGCCGCGGCGCATGCGCCACTCGAGCCAGCCCGCGTGATTGCAATTGGCGGACTTGTCGCATCCGGAAAAAGCGCTTTGGCTGATCGGCTTTCGCTTGAGCTTGGGTGTCCAGTGGTTGAGTCCGATCGCACCCGCAAACAACTTTTCGGAGTCGCTCCCGCCGATTCGCTTGACCAAGGCCCGTGGACCGGAGCGTACGATGAAGCCGCAAGCGATCGCGTGTATACCGAGCTGTTCAACCGCGCAGGCCACGTGCTTGAGGCGCGCAGATCCGTAGTCATCGATGCATCGTTCCGGACCCGAAAAGCTCGCAAACAAGCGCGCGTTCTCGCCCAAGCCCACGGCGTGGGGTTTTTGTTTATCGAATGTCGCGTCCCGAAAGAGATTGCCCTAAAGCGCCTGGCGCTCCGCCATACTCAAGAGGCGGTGTCCGATGCTCGCGAGGATCTATATGAGAGCTTCGTGGCCGCGTATGAGCCTGTGACCGAACTTCCGCCAGATGCGCACATGACCCTCGCGACCGATCGCACTATAGAGGACTCCGTTTCCGACGCGCGCGCGCGGATTCTCGATGAGTAG
- a CDS encoding bifunctional SulP family inorganic anion transporter/carbonic anhydrase codes for MPSLSLALKPRLKQVGSDVSASIVVFLVALPLCLGVAMASDAPLFSGLLAGIVGGIVVGTISGSHTSVAGPAAGLVAVVATQIASLGSFEAFLLAVLIAGALQVALGVIRAGSIADFIPSSVIKGLLAAIGLILILKQIPHLFGHDSDPPGEMSYHQPDGSSTFSELTQIVSDLHWGAALVGIMSLGFLLLWNASARLRSSPVPAPLLVVLLAVAAGFVFEAINAGERWQIGPTHLVDVPVAHSLAGMRHLLRCPDLSQFTNPAVYSAGVILALVASLETLLNLEAVDKLDVYRRVSPPNRELIAQGIGNMTAGLIGALPVTSVIVRSSVNVSSGGKTKLATVLHGTLLLISITFFATWLNLIPLSALAGILIATGIKLASPKLFRQMWDRGLDMFLPFVTTIVMILMTDLLVGVSIGLAINIGFILWSNQKRPLRRVLEKRVGGEVLRIELANQVSFLSRLAISRALDEVPQQGHVMIDATRTDYIDPDVLALIMEYRDETAPARHIKVSTAGLKHHYEYHEDRVEFVDLSSRELQARMTPEQVLDILKAGNHRFVTGRPLIRDVPVARSHTKDGQHPLAVVFSGTSSRTPIEAIFDVGLGDISCVRSTAHWADEAALGSLEYAALRDCVKLIVVMGHSRNEAIEEALNRGQGSRSAQPVYAQYMERILRDVLGTASTDCIERWKSASVEEKQRCLDDVALAHVRTTIRHILQASNALRRRAEDGQLRIAGCMYNVETGVAQFDALK; via the coding sequence ATGCCTTCTCTATCTTTAGCGCTTAAGCCTCGCCTCAAACAAGTGGGCTCAGATGTATCGGCCAGCATCGTCGTGTTCCTGGTGGCGTTGCCATTGTGCTTGGGAGTGGCCATGGCGTCAGACGCGCCGCTATTTTCTGGCCTGCTCGCTGGCATTGTCGGCGGCATCGTGGTGGGGACGATCAGCGGCTCACATACGAGTGTCGCGGGTCCCGCCGCGGGACTTGTTGCAGTTGTGGCCACACAGATCGCAAGCCTTGGCTCGTTCGAAGCCTTTCTGCTTGCAGTTTTGATTGCAGGCGCGTTGCAAGTGGCCCTGGGCGTTATACGTGCTGGGTCAATCGCTGATTTCATCCCCTCGAGTGTGATCAAGGGCTTGCTCGCGGCCATCGGGCTCATTCTCATTCTCAAACAGATTCCGCATTTGTTTGGGCACGACAGCGATCCCCCAGGAGAGATGTCCTACCATCAGCCTGATGGGTCGAGTACATTCTCAGAGCTCACGCAGATCGTGAGTGATCTGCATTGGGGCGCCGCACTTGTGGGCATCATGTCGTTGGGCTTTTTGCTGCTGTGGAATGCAAGCGCACGCCTGCGCAGCTCCCCCGTTCCGGCGCCACTCCTCGTAGTTCTTCTGGCCGTAGCCGCAGGTTTTGTTTTCGAGGCGATAAACGCGGGAGAGCGGTGGCAGATCGGCCCTACCCATTTGGTCGACGTGCCGGTCGCCCATAGCCTCGCCGGCATGCGCCACCTGCTTCGATGTCCCGATCTGTCTCAGTTCACCAATCCGGCTGTGTACTCTGCAGGCGTGATTCTGGCACTGGTTGCATCGCTTGAAACGCTGCTCAACCTTGAAGCCGTGGATAAGTTGGACGTGTATCGACGTGTATCTCCACCTAATCGGGAGCTTATTGCACAGGGCATCGGCAATATGACAGCTGGGCTTATTGGCGCCTTGCCTGTCACCTCTGTCATCGTGCGCAGTTCCGTCAATGTCAGCTCTGGTGGGAAAACTAAGCTTGCAACCGTGCTCCATGGCACCTTGCTTTTGATCTCTATCACCTTCTTTGCCACGTGGCTGAATTTAATTCCGTTGTCGGCATTGGCCGGGATTCTTATCGCGACTGGCATCAAGCTCGCGTCCCCAAAGCTGTTTCGACAGATGTGGGATCGCGGCCTGGATATGTTTCTGCCTTTTGTCACCACGATTGTGATGATATTGATGACCGACTTGCTGGTGGGTGTCTCTATCGGATTGGCCATCAATATTGGGTTTATTTTGTGGAGCAACCAAAAACGTCCTCTCCGGCGCGTGCTTGAAAAGCGCGTGGGTGGCGAAGTCCTTCGCATAGAGCTTGCCAATCAAGTAAGTTTTCTCAGCAGACTTGCCATTTCACGCGCCCTCGACGAGGTGCCCCAGCAGGGCCACGTGATGATTGACGCCACCCGCACGGACTATATTGATCCGGACGTTTTGGCCCTCATTATGGAGTACCGAGACGAAACAGCGCCCGCTCGCCATATCAAGGTCAGCACCGCAGGTCTAAAGCATCACTACGAGTATCACGAGGATCGTGTCGAGTTCGTAGATCTCTCCTCACGGGAGCTTCAGGCACGCATGACTCCGGAACAGGTGCTTGATATTCTGAAGGCTGGCAACCATCGGTTTGTGACTGGTCGACCATTGATCCGCGATGTGCCCGTTGCGCGCTCTCACACCAAAGATGGCCAACACCCTCTGGCCGTTGTCTTCTCAGGCACCAGCTCGCGCACGCCAATTGAAGCTATATTCGACGTGGGCCTCGGTGACATTTCATGCGTGCGGAGCACCGCGCATTGGGCCGATGAGGCTGCTCTCGGCAGTCTTGAATATGCCGCCCTACGCGATTGTGTGAAGCTCATCGTGGTCATGGGGCATTCGCGTAACGAAGCCATCGAAGAAGCTTTGAACAGGGGGCAGGGAAGTCGAAGCGCTCAGCCCGTGTATGCGCAATACATGGAGCGCATTTTGAGAGACGTCTTGGGAACAGCCAGTACGGACTGCATCGAGCGTTGGAAGAGCGCTTCGGTTGAAGAGAAGCAACGCTGCCTTGACGACGTTGCGCTAGCTCACGTGCGAACAACTATCCGGCACATCCTCCAAGCAAGTAATGCCCTTAGGCGACGCGCAGAGGATGGTCAACTGAGAATTGCAGGCTGCATGTACAATGTTGAAACCGGCGTGGCGCAATTTGATGCCCTCAAGTAG
- the cls gene encoding cardiolipin synthase → MRDLLLELWPHAVGTLSLLLSLLATGHVVLRKRDGRAAIGWVGLIWLVPFLGVVLYGLLGINRIRRRALELRSERWRMEYTVGAYVCTSAEFAATVGLHDARLARLMILGNAVTNACLVSGNRITPLINGEEAYPAMLNAINNAQHSIAFTSYIFDNDPMGRMFVDALSAAVKRGVHVRVLIDAVGARYSFPPIHWALRKKKVPVARFLPTLSPASLFFLNLRSHRKILVVDGKKGFMGGMNIREGHMVSKSGPRRVRDVHFSVTGPVVAELQRTFVEDWAFAAKEVLRGDIWFPPLIPTGSCLARGIGDGPDVAIENVHSLFMGAISSAQTSIKIVTPYFLPDQALLSALSVAARKGISIDIVLPQKSNIALMQWAMQAILWQVLTAGCKIHFSPAPFDHAKIFIVDDIWAMIGSSNWDARSLRLNFEFNLECYDRELAQTLTQLVDQRIQSARSVTLSEMDGRPLFVRLRDGVARLFSPYL, encoded by the coding sequence ATGCGTGATCTTCTGCTGGAACTCTGGCCGCACGCGGTCGGAACGCTTTCTCTATTGCTTAGCCTTCTGGCTACGGGCCACGTGGTCCTTCGAAAGCGAGATGGACGAGCAGCGATTGGTTGGGTGGGTCTTATCTGGCTCGTCCCCTTCCTCGGGGTCGTGCTCTATGGATTACTGGGTATCAATCGGATTCGCCGCAGGGCGCTCGAGCTTCGAAGCGAGCGCTGGCGCATGGAATACACCGTAGGCGCCTATGTATGCACCTCGGCAGAGTTTGCCGCCACGGTGGGACTCCACGATGCGCGCCTTGCCCGACTGATGATTCTCGGGAACGCGGTGACAAACGCGTGCCTCGTGTCAGGGAATCGCATCACGCCGCTCATCAACGGGGAGGAGGCTTACCCTGCGATGCTGAATGCCATCAATAACGCACAACATTCCATCGCGTTCACGAGCTATATTTTCGACAACGATCCGATGGGGCGAATGTTTGTGGACGCCCTGAGCGCCGCAGTCAAGCGCGGCGTCCACGTGCGGGTGCTTATCGATGCCGTCGGTGCACGCTATTCATTTCCGCCGATTCACTGGGCGCTGCGAAAAAAAAAGGTGCCCGTTGCAAGGTTTTTGCCCACGCTTTCACCTGCAAGCCTCTTCTTTTTGAATCTGCGAAGCCACCGGAAAATCTTGGTGGTGGATGGCAAGAAGGGTTTTATGGGGGGGATGAACATTCGCGAAGGGCACATGGTGTCTAAATCAGGCCCGCGCCGCGTGCGCGATGTGCATTTTAGTGTCACGGGCCCCGTGGTCGCGGAGCTTCAGCGCACCTTCGTGGAAGACTGGGCTTTTGCCGCCAAAGAGGTGCTTCGTGGGGATATATGGTTTCCGCCGTTAATCCCAACGGGAAGCTGCCTTGCCCGCGGCATTGGCGATGGCCCAGACGTTGCGATCGAGAACGTACATTCGCTCTTCATGGGCGCGATCAGCTCTGCGCAAACTTCCATCAAGATCGTAACACCGTATTTCTTGCCGGATCAGGCGCTCTTATCGGCTCTTTCCGTGGCGGCTCGCAAAGGCATCAGCATCGACATCGTCCTGCCGCAAAAAAGCAATATTGCGCTGATGCAGTGGGCTATGCAGGCCATCTTGTGGCAGGTGTTAACGGCGGGATGCAAAATACACTTTTCTCCGGCACCGTTTGATCATGCGAAGATCTTCATCGTGGACGATATCTGGGCGATGATCGGCTCGAGCAATTGGGATGCGCGAAGCCTCCGCCTCAATTTCGAGTTCAACTTGGAGTGCTATGATAGAGAGCTCGCTCAAACCCTCACTCAACTCGTAGACCAGCGCATCCAATCAGCGCGCTCCGTCACGCTAAGCGAGATGGACGGCCGCCCCTTATTTGTTCGACTGCGTGATGGCGTGGCGAGGCTTTTCTCCCCGTATCTGTAG
- the crcB gene encoding fluoride efflux transporter CrcB, translating to MRLMWICAGGAAGTLVRYALSDWTARTWGTAFPYGTLTVNIIGSLLLGVVMAIGTETTTFNPTLRMALSTGVLGGFTTYSAFSYETMRLWGSGGWRAGSLNVLLQVLGGLLACAMGWIGVRAMLAV from the coding sequence ATGCGATTGATGTGGATATGCGCCGGAGGTGCGGCGGGGACTCTTGTCCGATACGCGCTCTCTGACTGGACTGCCAGAACCTGGGGCACCGCTTTCCCTTACGGAACGCTCACTGTTAATATTATCGGGTCACTGCTTCTTGGCGTGGTCATGGCCATTGGAACCGAAACTACGACCTTTAACCCGACACTCCGCATGGCGCTAAGCACCGGCGTTCTTGGTGGATTCACCACCTACTCTGCATTTAGTTACGAGACCATGAGGCTATGGGGGTCGGGGGGCTGGCGCGCCGGCAGCTTGAATGTGCTTCTGCAGGTGCTCGGGGGCCTTCTAGCATGCGCAATGGGCTGGATCGGCGTGCGCGCGATGCTTGCCGTCTGA
- a CDS encoding DUF1592 domain-containing protein — protein sequence MFPTLQRDFGYLGMMACLLTAGTTGCIGLISNGDSPGEGTPKSQALVCEGDSGPGIAVSLLQPLTQQEITNAVRFLLPGVGESTLIEAARFLPQDGRAAGFHANAEVPSDLSVIDGYQQFAEKVAAASMATVATWLPCNSSEGDACAKTAVRTLGRRAYRHSLTEEEQAQLDGLFAAGKALGTFNDGLQTLVEAMLQSPRFLYKVEQGIPTDTADVFQLTGTELASRLAFLLWRSPPDDALLDRAEAGELDAPEALADVIGDLLADPRARAGIETFHAEWLGLDSLLDEPKDTVAYPQYSAELAADMLTETNNYVYTTILRQHGTIADLLTSPTTYVNVRLAAHYEMETTGLSNASFEARPTPPERAGLFTQGSVLMKYAHADSTSVVHRGVLIREKFLCQTLVPPPNVETQTEIKRLETQPCAGCHTLLDPVGYGFERFDGIGKVQSNSDVDALVAQAALNGADEVSGPFSNIAELGSKLAQNPRVADCISEKWMTFLLQRALADEDACNVARARKTFEESGGTIEELIVAVLSSDLNRFRRQE from the coding sequence GTGTTTCCAACGTTACAGCGGGATTTCGGCTATTTGGGGATGATGGCCTGTCTATTGACGGCCGGAACAACAGGGTGCATCGGGCTCATCTCCAATGGCGACAGCCCGGGCGAGGGGACCCCTAAAAGCCAAGCCTTGGTATGCGAGGGCGACTCGGGTCCTGGCATAGCGGTTTCTCTGCTTCAGCCGCTCACGCAGCAGGAGATCACCAATGCTGTACGCTTTCTGTTGCCAGGGGTGGGCGAATCCACGCTCATCGAAGCCGCCCGCTTTCTGCCGCAGGACGGGCGTGCGGCCGGATTTCATGCCAATGCCGAGGTGCCCTCCGATTTAAGTGTGATCGACGGTTATCAACAGTTTGCGGAGAAGGTGGCAGCTGCCTCCATGGCCACAGTGGCTACTTGGCTGCCCTGCAACTCATCGGAGGGGGATGCGTGTGCGAAAACCGCCGTTCGCACTTTGGGACGTCGCGCGTATCGTCATTCGCTGACCGAAGAGGAGCAGGCCCAACTCGACGGGCTGTTTGCGGCTGGCAAAGCGCTGGGCACTTTTAATGATGGCTTGCAGACGCTTGTTGAAGCCATGCTTCAATCGCCACGGTTTCTCTATAAGGTGGAACAAGGGATCCCGACGGATACAGCGGACGTATTTCAGTTGACGGGCACTGAGCTGGCCAGTCGCCTGGCATTCCTGCTATGGAGGTCACCACCGGACGACGCCTTACTAGATCGCGCCGAGGCGGGTGAGCTAGACGCCCCTGAGGCGCTTGCAGACGTCATTGGGGATCTCTTGGCGGATCCCAGGGCACGCGCGGGCATCGAGACCTTCCATGCAGAATGGCTCGGGCTCGACTCACTCTTGGACGAGCCCAAAGATACGGTGGCCTATCCCCAGTACAGCGCCGAGCTCGCTGCGGATATGTTAACCGAGACGAATAATTATGTTTATACTACAATATTACGACAACACGGCACGATTGCAGATCTTCTAACATCTCCCACGACGTACGTGAACGTCCGATTGGCCGCGCACTATGAGATGGAAACCACGGGATTAAGCAATGCCAGCTTCGAAGCCCGTCCGACGCCGCCCGAGCGCGCTGGGCTGTTTACGCAAGGAAGCGTCCTGATGAAGTATGCCCACGCCGACTCGACTTCTGTCGTGCACCGCGGTGTACTTATCCGCGAAAAGTTTCTGTGCCAAACGCTCGTGCCGCCGCCGAATGTCGAGACCCAAACGGAAATCAAGCGGCTTGAAACGCAACCTTGTGCAGGGTGTCACACATTGCTCGATCCCGTCGGCTATGGGTTTGAAAGATTCGATGGCATAGGCAAAGTGCAATCCAACAGCGACGTGGATGCACTCGTCGCCCAAGCCGCCTTAAACGGTGCTGACGAAGTGAGCGGGCCCTTTAGCAACATCGCCGAGCTGGGCAGTAAGCTGGCCCAAAATCCGCGCGTCGCCGACTGCATATCGGAGAAGTGGATGACGTTCCTCTTACAACGGGCGCTCGCAGATGAGGATGCATGTAATGTGGCGCGCGCACGCAAAACGTTCGAGGAAAGCGGCGGCACGATCGAAGAGCTGATCGTAGCCGTGCTGAGCTCGGATCTCAACCGTTTTAGACGCCAGGAATAA
- a CDS encoding c-type cytochrome produces MRPVYRVGILLLCVAITGCVQGEEHGAHEGEPSGATCPVDSLLSYENFGKAFMDEYCVGCHSTSLSGASRNGAPSDHNFDSLAAIRQVEVEHIDMLAAGGHHHINTEMPPEDHPPHPSDEERRMLGEWLACGTP; encoded by the coding sequence ATGCGCCCAGTTTATCGCGTCGGGATTCTTTTGTTATGTGTTGCCATCACCGGATGCGTTCAAGGCGAAGAGCATGGCGCGCACGAGGGTGAACCAAGCGGCGCCACCTGCCCAGTTGATTCTTTGCTGAGCTATGAAAACTTCGGCAAAGCCTTTATGGACGAATATTGTGTAGGGTGTCATTCAACATCGCTGTCTGGCGCATCCCGTAATGGTGCTCCCAGCGATCACAACTTCGACTCTCTTGCTGCAATCCGCCAGGTTGAGGTGGAGCACATTGATATGCTTGCGGCCGGAGGCCATCACCATATCAACACCGAAATGCCTCCTGAGGATCATCCGCCGCATCCATCGGATGAGGAGCGCCGCATGCTCGGGGAATGGTTGGCGTGCGGCACGCCCTAA
- the nhaA gene encoding Na+/H+ antiporter NhaA gives MSHSSSSGMNSLPPTPPEAWEPLLRFARIAGRPLERFLRIEAASGILLLVMTAIALIWGNSPWADSYDQVWHTPIGVQIGTFTFQRTAAWFVNDGLMVIFFFVVGIEIRREVSYGELSEWRRAALPMAAAIGGMLVPAGIYVAMAGAPLTRSGWGVPMATDIAFAVGILALLGKRVPAALRVLLLTLAVIDDLGAILVIAIFYSSGISGTGLLVASGGIGCVFIMQRVGVRTKLAYVFPALVVWAGTYASGIHPTIAGVVVGLMTPVRAWLGPQGFLIDVRNELERLGKATLGKLTSRELVGTLRHVEIAKREAISPAESLIDTLHPWVAFGIMPLFALANAGVSIWGAQFDSASFSVMSAVALGLLVGKPGGVLLISALVLRLKIATCPAGIGYRHLTVLGVVAGVGFTMALFIAHLAFKDASLLASAKLGILLASAIAAMLALLLGRVLLSPVPITGAAESADEAESSTEM, from the coding sequence ATGTCGCATAGCTCCTCATCGGGCATGAACTCGCTCCCTCCGACACCGCCCGAAGCATGGGAACCTCTGTTACGATTTGCGCGGATTGCGGGCCGACCTCTTGAGCGCTTTTTACGCATTGAGGCCGCAAGCGGCATTTTGCTTTTGGTCATGACCGCGATAGCGCTCATTTGGGGAAACTCCCCATGGGCGGATAGCTACGATCAAGTTTGGCATACCCCGATTGGGGTGCAGATTGGCACCTTTACGTTTCAACGCACCGCTGCTTGGTTCGTTAACGATGGCCTCATGGTCATTTTCTTTTTTGTCGTGGGCATCGAGATACGCCGGGAAGTGTCTTATGGAGAGCTTTCCGAGTGGCGGCGGGCCGCGCTTCCCATGGCTGCGGCGATAGGCGGAATGCTTGTCCCGGCGGGGATCTATGTCGCGATGGCGGGTGCGCCTCTGACCCGATCGGGATGGGGAGTTCCCATGGCGACAGACATTGCATTTGCCGTCGGGATTCTTGCCTTACTCGGAAAACGTGTTCCCGCTGCTCTGCGGGTACTGTTGCTCACGTTGGCAGTGATCGATGATCTGGGCGCCATTCTAGTCATTGCGATCTTTTATTCGTCGGGGATTTCCGGAACGGGGCTGCTTGTCGCATCGGGCGGGATCGGATGTGTATTCATCATGCAACGGGTAGGCGTTCGGACGAAGCTTGCGTACGTATTTCCCGCCCTGGTTGTCTGGGCCGGCACATACGCGTCCGGCATCCATCCCACGATTGCCGGCGTGGTTGTCGGACTCATGACACCAGTCCGTGCATGGTTAGGGCCCCAGGGATTCTTGATCGACGTGCGCAATGAGCTCGAGCGGCTCGGCAAGGCTACACTCGGCAAGTTGACGTCCCGGGAGCTCGTCGGGACGCTGCGTCATGTCGAGATCGCAAAACGCGAAGCGATCTCGCCGGCCGAGAGCCTGATCGACACGCTCCATCCATGGGTAGCTTTTGGTATCATGCCTCTTTTCGCGCTCGCCAATGCGGGGGTCTCGATCTGGGGTGCTCAGTTTGACTCTGCATCGTTTAGCGTGATGAGCGCGGTCGCTCTAGGCTTACTAGTGGGCAAGCCAGGGGGAGTACTTCTGATTAGTGCGCTGGTCCTGCGACTAAAGATTGCCACCTGCCCAGCCGGCATAGGCTATCGGCATCTCACCGTGCTCGGTGTGGTGGCTGGCGTAGGGTTTACCATGGCGCTTTTCATTGCCCATCTTGCGTTCAAAGACGCTTCCCTACTTGCATCGGCGAAACTGGGAATACTCTTGGCGAGCGCCATCGCTGCGATGCTTGCGTTGTTGCTGGGGCGAGTCCTGTTGTCCCCAGTTCCCATCACAGGCGCCGCAGAAAGCGCTGACGAAGCCGAAAGTTCTACCGAAATGTGA